The following proteins are co-located in the Candidatus Nanosynbacter sp. HMT-352 genome:
- a CDS encoding ATP-dependent Clp protease proteolytic subunit yields the protein MPKSYLIPTVVEKSADGERAFDIYSRLLNERIIFLGEDVNEHTANSVVAQLLHLAYVDPQADISLYINSPGGSVYDGMAIYDTMNFIKPDVATYGIGLQASMGAFLLSSGAKGKRFCLPHAKVMIHQPSSGTHGKVTDMEIDMKETLEVKEMLAKIMAKNTGQKLTKVKSDMERDYWMTPDEAVKYGLIDKVLTKLS from the coding sequence ATGCCAAAATCATATCTCATTCCAACTGTCGTTGAAAAGTCGGCCGACGGCGAGCGTGCTTTTGATATCTATTCGAGATTGTTGAATGAGAGAATTATTTTCCTTGGCGAAGACGTTAACGAACATACCGCGAACAGTGTAGTGGCGCAATTACTGCATTTGGCGTATGTTGACCCGCAAGCTGATATATCACTATATATCAATAGTCCAGGCGGCAGCGTTTATGATGGCATGGCGATATATGATACCATGAATTTTATTAAGCCTGATGTGGCGACGTATGGAATTGGTTTGCAGGCAAGCATGGGGGCGTTTTTGCTCAGCTCTGGCGCTAAGGGCAAGAGGTTTTGTTTGCCGCATGCCAAGGTGATGATTCATCAGCCATCTTCTGGAACGCACGGAAAAGTGACCGACATGGAAATTGACATGAAGGAGACTTTGGAAGTTAAGGAGATGCTGGCGAAGATTATGGCGAAAAACACCGGTCAGAAGTTGACTAAGGTTAAGTCTGATATGGAGCGTGACTACTGGATGACTCCGGATGAGGCCGTAAAATACGGACTGATTGATAAAGTCTTGACTAAATTGTCGTAA
- the tig gene encoding trigger factor translates to MKTTVKKLSDTKVQLTISLGASELADAEQVSLAKLARDIKVPGFRKGKVPASIAAKHVDPNALQEQVLENALSKAVAEAFLQEKLQALDRPSVEVKKFVPGSELEFTAEVEIIPPVKLGDYKKLTAKKEVAKVEDKDVDEVIERIRKNYSEKSEVKRAAKSGDEAVIDFTGKKDGVAFEGGSAKEYGLKLGEGQFIPGFEEGVIGHKAGEEFDLKLKFPEDYHAENLAGQDVVFTVKLHKVNELKLPELNDEFAAKCGPFTEMKEVKADIKRELTTQKEREADEKFKDALVGELTEKSKAALPELLVEDQLRSIERDLTQNLMYSGLSLDSYLKTQGFKDKEEWVKKEARPAAEKRVKAGLVLAELSKELKIDASRDEIQKQIDFFKQQYGKDKKMLEQFDNPNVHRDIANRMITDKTVAKLVELNTKK, encoded by the coding sequence ATGAAGACTACTGTAAAAAAACTATCAGATACTAAAGTTCAATTGACGATTTCTTTGGGTGCTAGTGAATTAGCTGACGCAGAGCAGGTTTCCTTGGCAAAGCTGGCGCGTGACATTAAAGTTCCAGGTTTCCGCAAAGGAAAAGTTCCCGCAAGCATAGCCGCTAAGCACGTTGATCCGAATGCGCTTCAGGAGCAGGTTTTGGAGAATGCTTTGTCGAAGGCAGTAGCCGAGGCGTTTTTGCAGGAAAAATTGCAAGCTTTGGATCGACCTAGCGTTGAAGTTAAGAAGTTTGTTCCTGGTTCTGAGTTGGAATTTACGGCTGAAGTTGAGATCATTCCACCGGTAAAATTGGGTGATTACAAAAAATTGACAGCGAAAAAAGAAGTAGCCAAAGTCGAGGATAAAGATGTTGACGAGGTTATTGAGCGAATCCGTAAAAACTATTCTGAAAAATCAGAGGTCAAGCGTGCCGCTAAATCTGGTGACGAAGCTGTGATCGACTTTACGGGAAAGAAAGACGGCGTGGCATTTGAGGGAGGTTCGGCTAAGGAATATGGCTTGAAGCTTGGCGAAGGTCAATTCATTCCTGGATTTGAGGAAGGTGTGATTGGTCATAAGGCTGGTGAAGAGTTCGATTTGAAACTGAAATTTCCAGAGGATTATCACGCTGAGAATCTGGCAGGTCAAGACGTTGTGTTTACCGTGAAACTTCACAAGGTTAATGAATTGAAATTGCCAGAACTAAACGATGAATTTGCTGCAAAATGCGGTCCATTTACAGAGATGAAAGAAGTAAAAGCAGATATCAAGCGTGAACTCACCACACAAAAAGAGCGTGAAGCTGATGAGAAATTTAAGGACGCGCTGGTTGGTGAGTTGACGGAAAAGAGTAAGGCGGCGCTGCCAGAACTTTTGGTTGAGGATCAATTGCGATCAATCGAGCGTGACTTGACTCAGAATTTGATGTACAGCGGGCTAAGTTTGGATAGTTATTTGAAGACTCAGGGCTTCAAAGATAAAGAGGAGTGGGTAAAGAAAGAGGCTCGTCCAGCGGCTGAAAAGCGCGTTAAGGCTGGCTTGGTATTGGCGGAATTGTCAAAAGAATTGAAGATTGACGCTTCTCGCGATGAAATCCAGAAACAAATTGACTTCTTTAAGCAACAATACGGCAAAGATAAGAAAATGCTGGAACAATTTGATAACCCAAATGTTCACCGCGATATTGCCAACCGAATGATTACAGATAAGACCGTTGCTAAATTGGTTGAATTAAACACGAAGAAATAG
- the hisS gene encoding histidine--tRNA ligase, with amino-acid sequence MSSLSTQSYKGSRDYFPEEKRLQNYIFNVWHKTVESFGYEEYGAPLLEPLDIYLAKSGQELAGEQTYAFEDRGGRMVAIRPEMTPSISRMVAAKRQELAMPARLYSIANFMRYERPQRGREREFWQLNADLFGVDGAAADAEIIELSHASVMNFGAKQEMFTVRVNNRQLINRLMSQFLKLDIVGSTMMMKLLDRKNKIPAEEFKRQAIEIFGSQASEGLPKLAKMISMKSVDDLPSELMEDESVKQLREVMKLLSQKGITNAVFDVTLMRGLDYYTGMVFELFDNSPENNRALFGGGRYDGLVGLFGVEPIATVGVGMGATTMEQFLEVHNLLPKLASKTDVYIIPVSKESMAGADDLARKLRSEGVRAELDITGRKIDKQIKAALKKQIPFAVFVGEDEIASGAYTVRNLVESDEQKVSAERIVTIVKDRRYDGDEDALFEI; translated from the coding sequence ATGAGCAGTTTATCTACACAAAGTTACAAAGGTTCGCGAGACTATTTTCCAGAGGAAAAGCGTCTGCAGAATTACATTTTTAATGTTTGGCACAAGACGGTTGAGAGTTTTGGCTATGAAGAATATGGCGCGCCGCTACTGGAGCCGCTAGATATTTATCTGGCGAAGTCGGGTCAAGAATTGGCGGGCGAGCAAACATACGCCTTTGAAGATCGTGGCGGTCGAATGGTGGCAATTCGTCCTGAGATGACGCCGTCGATTTCTCGAATGGTGGCGGCTAAGCGTCAGGAATTGGCGATGCCTGCGCGACTATATTCTATTGCTAATTTTATGCGCTATGAACGACCACAGCGCGGACGCGAGCGTGAGTTTTGGCAATTGAATGCGGATTTGTTTGGCGTGGATGGCGCGGCGGCGGACGCGGAGATTATTGAGCTGAGCCACGCTAGCGTGATGAATTTTGGCGCCAAGCAAGAAATGTTTACGGTCAGGGTTAATAATCGCCAATTGATAAATCGTCTGATGAGCCAATTTTTGAAGCTCGATATTGTTGGTTCGACGATGATGATGAAATTGCTTGATAGGAAAAATAAGATTCCTGCCGAAGAATTTAAGCGTCAGGCGATTGAGATTTTTGGTAGTCAAGCGTCAGAGGGTTTGCCGAAGCTAGCAAAAATGATCAGTATGAAATCTGTTGATGATTTACCGAGCGAATTGATGGAAGATGAAAGCGTCAAGCAGCTTCGCGAAGTGATGAAATTGCTTAGCCAAAAAGGCATTACGAATGCGGTGTTTGATGTCACTCTGATGCGCGGTCTGGACTATTACACGGGCATGGTTTTTGAGCTCTTTGATAATTCACCAGAGAATAATCGAGCGCTGTTTGGTGGCGGACGATATGACGGATTGGTCGGTCTATTTGGTGTTGAACCGATTGCTACGGTCGGTGTTGGCATGGGCGCGACGACGATGGAGCAATTTTTGGAAGTGCACAATTTGTTGCCTAAATTGGCGTCCAAAACAGATGTATATATAATTCCGGTGTCAAAAGAATCTATGGCCGGCGCGGACGATTTGGCGCGAAAATTGCGTAGCGAAGGCGTGCGAGCGGAGTTGGATATCACTGGTAGAAAGATTGACAAGCAGATAAAAGCGGCGTTGAAAAAGCAAATTCCGTTTGCTGTGTTTGTGGGTGAGGATGAGATTGCTAGTGGTGCATACACGGTTCGAAACTTGGTGGAGTCTGATGAACAAAAGGTTAGCGCTGAACGAATCGTGACAATTGTCAAAGATCGTCGATACGATGGCGATGAAGACGCTCTGTTTGAGATATAG
- a CDS encoding TrmH family RNA methyltransferase: protein MEDKRNVIAKFKGRSESEIISELDSKDHGLVIALENTERDFNMGTIVRSANAFGVRQIYVIGRRQWNKRGAMMTDKYLHITYLATTEEFVEKMRTEGREIIAIDNIPGSVNVSQTSLPKCAVLVFGQEGPGISAELAGAADQIVAIEQFGSTRSINVGAAATVAMYCWLQQNVLAGNN from the coding sequence ATGGAAGATAAAAGAAACGTCATTGCTAAGTTTAAGGGTCGGAGCGAATCGGAGATTATAAGTGAGCTAGATTCTAAAGACCACGGTCTGGTGATTGCGCTGGAAAATACCGAGCGAGATTTTAATATGGGGACAATTGTCAGGAGTGCTAATGCGTTTGGTGTGCGGCAGATTTATGTAATTGGGCGCAGGCAGTGGAACAAGCGTGGCGCCATGATGACAGATAAGTATCTTCACATTACGTATTTGGCGACGACGGAAGAGTTTGTTGAAAAAATGCGGACTGAAGGCAGGGAAATTATTGCTATTGATAATATTCCAGGAAGTGTTAATGTGTCGCAAACGAGTTTACCGAAGTGTGCGGTTTTGGTGTTTGGGCAAGAAGGGCCGGGGATTTCTGCAGAGCTGGCTGGCGCTGCAGATCAGATTGTGGCGATTGAGCAGTTTGGCTCGACTCGCTCCATAAACGTTGGCGCGGCAGCGACTGTGGCGATGTATTGTTGGTTGCAGCAGAATGTGCTGGCGGGAAACAATTAG